A single genomic interval of Alteromonas sp. BL110 harbors:
- the mltG gene encoding endolytic transglycosylase MltG, which yields MKRAVIILLSLVMVAVIGVASGIMYVSGKVTADLTLESETLFTIESGSNAYRTVKHLREAEITDVPPFVAKVWLKFFAGSTSVKSGTYMLRPDQSLVDVFTLFTQGDEHFFTVSLVEGLTLSQWIETLKQNTHLVFDLNDDKLGELTQGNGVDWCCEDVSQTEGVYLADTYFFTKGTTASEVLKRAHRALIAFVSHEWEQRDMDLPLATPYEALILASIIEKETAVPEERDMISGVFVNRLNKNMRLQTDPTVIYGIGPTFDGNITRKHLRTATPYNTYVIKGLPPTPIAMAGKAAIHAALHPLSTDALYFVAKGDGSHQFSTTLAEHNAAVRKYQLKR from the coding sequence ATGAAGCGGGCTGTTATTATTTTGCTGTCCCTTGTTATGGTTGCAGTAATTGGTGTTGCATCTGGCATAATGTACGTGTCTGGAAAAGTCACTGCAGACTTAACACTGGAAAGTGAAACCTTATTTACGATAGAAAGCGGAAGTAATGCTTATCGCACGGTAAAGCATTTGCGAGAAGCAGAAATAACTGATGTGCCGCCGTTTGTGGCCAAAGTGTGGCTCAAATTTTTTGCAGGCAGCACATCGGTTAAATCAGGAACATACATGTTACGCCCTGACCAATCGTTAGTGGATGTATTCACGCTATTTACTCAAGGTGACGAGCATTTCTTTACGGTAAGCTTGGTCGAAGGGCTAACCCTCTCTCAATGGATTGAAACGCTTAAGCAAAATACCCATCTTGTTTTCGATTTAAACGACGATAAATTAGGTGAGCTAACGCAAGGTAACGGTGTTGACTGGTGCTGCGAAGACGTGTCTCAGACTGAAGGGGTGTATTTGGCGGACACTTACTTTTTTACTAAAGGTACTACAGCCAGTGAAGTTTTGAAAAGGGCACACCGTGCGCTCATCGCGTTTGTTTCTCATGAGTGGGAACAACGGGACATGGACCTTCCGTTAGCGACACCCTATGAAGCACTTATCTTGGCGAGTATTATCGAAAAAGAAACGGCAGTACCTGAAGAGCGTGACATGATATCCGGGGTATTTGTTAATAGACTCAACAAAAACATGCGTCTTCAAACCGACCCGACGGTGATTTACGGTATTGGGCCAACATTCGATGGAAATATTACGCGTAAACACCTTCGCACAGCAACGCCTTACAATACGTATGTTATTAAGGGTTTACCGCCAACGCCAATAGCCATGGCTGGCAAGGCGGCAATTCATGCAGCACTGCACCCGCTATCCACTGATGCTTTATATTTTGTAGCGAAAGGTGACGGAAGCCATCAATTCTCTACCACGCTAGCTGAACACAATGCAGCTGTGCGAAAATACCAGTTAAAACGATAA
- the pabC gene encoding aminodeoxychorismate lyase: MIIIPSATPISPSDRAFNYGDGVFTTLMVNEHKVELLPYHLSRLEHDTAAIKLDIDIHTLETAIAEQVSAIKNASDENASKYVLKVHISGGQAGRGYARSKDSETRVRFSQHPHPSHYDSLADEGVTVICAQTRLAIQPLLAGVKHMNRLEQVLVKHEVEEAGAHDAIVCDTQDSIIEASAGNLFFYLNDEWYTPSLKGSGVNGVVRQCLVDSLLNDNCALHVGSYDLSFLRKASAVVITNALMGVMPVKQVRLTDFSVVDFDVKSDAVAALKARFNIAVGSGQ, from the coding sequence GTGATAATTATTCCCAGCGCTACGCCTATTTCACCAAGTGATAGGGCGTTTAATTACGGAGACGGTGTGTTTACCACATTGATGGTGAACGAACACAAAGTAGAATTATTACCTTATCATCTTTCCCGTTTAGAGCACGATACTGCTGCCATCAAACTCGATATCGATATCCATACCCTAGAAACAGCTATCGCTGAACAAGTTAGTGCGATAAAAAATGCCTCAGATGAGAACGCGTCTAAGTATGTGCTAAAAGTCCACATTTCTGGTGGTCAGGCGGGTAGAGGTTACGCGCGAAGTAAAGACAGCGAAACACGAGTAAGATTTAGTCAGCACCCACACCCAAGTCATTACGATAGTCTTGCTGATGAGGGGGTGACGGTTATTTGTGCGCAAACCAGGCTAGCCATTCAGCCACTGCTTGCTGGCGTGAAGCATATGAATAGGCTAGAGCAAGTACTTGTAAAACATGAAGTAGAAGAAGCTGGAGCCCATGACGCTATCGTTTGCGATACCCAAGATAGTATTATTGAAGCTAGTGCGGGTAATCTTTTCTTTTATCTTAATGACGAATGGTATACCCCCTCGTTAAAGGGAAGCGGGGTAAATGGTGTTGTAAGGCAGTGTCTCGTTGATTCGCTGTTAAACGATAACTGTGCACTCCACGTTGGGAGTTACGATCTTTCTTTTTTACGAAAAGCCAGCGCGGTGGTAATTACTAACGCGTTGATGGGTGTTATGCCGGTGAAACAGGTACGATTGACTGATTTTTCTGTGGTTGATTTTGATGTTAAAAGCGATGCAGTTGCTGCCCTGAAGGCACGTTTTAATATTGCAGTGGGAAGTGGGCAGTAA
- the fabF gene encoding beta-ketoacyl-ACP synthase II, producing MTKRRVVVTGLGMLSPLGLNSEDTWRKLLAGESGIGEITHFDCSNYSTRFAGQINDFDPQEYIEKKETKKMDRFIQLGIAAGKQALVDSGLTVSQDNAHRIGVAIGSGIGGLEQIEQNHLKLTNSGPKRVSPFFVPSTITNMISGFLSIMEGLKGPNLNVVTACTTGVHNIGIAARTIAYGDADAMLAGGAEASITPLGMAGFAAARALSSRNDDPQAASRPWDKDRDGFVMGEGAGVVMLEEYEAAKARGATIYAELVGFGMSGDAYHMTSPPEDGEGAAASMQNAINDAKMDASDIGYVNAHGTSTPAGDIAEVAAVKRVFNDHAYKLLVSSTKSMTGHLLGAAGSVEAIFTILALRDKMAPPTINLDEPGEGCDLDFVAHKAKAFNEDYALCNSFGFGGTNGSLIFKRI from the coding sequence GTGACAAAACGTCGCGTAGTGGTTACTGGTCTTGGAATGCTTTCACCATTAGGTCTTAATAGCGAAGACACATGGCGCAAACTGCTCGCAGGCGAGAGCGGCATTGGTGAAATCACCCATTTCGATTGTAGTAACTATTCAACCCGTTTCGCAGGTCAAATTAACGATTTTGATCCGCAGGAATACATTGAAAAGAAAGAAACCAAGAAGATGGACCGCTTTATCCAGCTGGGTATAGCAGCAGGCAAGCAAGCCTTGGTCGATTCTGGTTTAACTGTTTCACAGGATAATGCGCATCGCATAGGTGTAGCTATTGGTTCAGGTATCGGTGGTTTAGAGCAAATCGAACAAAACCATTTGAAACTGACGAATAGTGGCCCTAAACGCGTATCGCCATTTTTTGTACCTTCAACCATTACCAACATGATCTCTGGCTTTTTGTCTATCATGGAAGGGTTGAAAGGACCGAATTTAAACGTTGTGACTGCGTGTACAACAGGCGTTCATAACATAGGTATTGCCGCAAGAACGATTGCTTATGGCGATGCTGACGCCATGCTGGCCGGTGGCGCAGAAGCGTCGATTACGCCGTTAGGTATGGCGGGCTTTGCCGCAGCACGTGCGTTGTCATCTCGTAATGACGATCCACAGGCAGCAAGCCGCCCATGGGATAAAGACCGCGATGGTTTTGTCATGGGTGAGGGCGCTGGCGTGGTAATGCTAGAAGAATACGAAGCAGCTAAGGCACGTGGTGCTACCATCTATGCTGAGCTGGTTGGATTCGGCATGAGCGGTGACGCATACCACATGACCTCTCCACCTGAAGATGGTGAAGGTGCGGCTGCGTCTATGCAAAATGCAATAAATGATGCAAAGATGGACGCAAGCGATATTGGCTACGTTAATGCACATGGTACGTCTACGCCTGCTGGCGACATTGCTGAGGTGGCTGCGGTAAAACGCGTGTTCAATGATCATGCTTATAAGCTACTTGTTAGCTCTACTAAATCAATGACAGGTCATTTACTAGGTGCCGCGGGTTCGGTTGAGGCAATTTTCACTATTTTGGCACTGCGTGACAAAATGGCGCCGCCAACCATTAACTTAGATGAGCCAGGTGAAGGTTGCGACTTAGATTTTGTTGCACACAAAGCGAAAGCATTCAATGAAGACTATGCACTATGTAATTCATTCGGATTTGGTGGTACAAACGGTTCATTGATTTTCAAGCGTATCTAA
- the acpP gene encoding acyl carrier protein, which yields MSNIEERVKKIIVEQLGVKEEEVKAEASFVDDLGADSLDTVELVMALEEEFDTEIPDEEAEKITTVQSAIDYINANKDA from the coding sequence ATGAGTAACATTGAAGAACGCGTTAAGAAAATCATTGTTGAACAACTTGGCGTGAAAGAAGAAGAAGTAAAAGCAGAAGCTTCATTCGTTGACGATTTAGGCGCTGATTCACTTGACACTGTTGAGCTAGTGATGGCTTTGGAAGAAGAATTCGACACTGAAATTCCTGACGAAGAAGCAGAAAAAATTACTACTGTTCAGTCTGCAATTGACTACATCAACGCTAATAAAGACGCTTAA
- the fabG gene encoding 3-oxoacyl-ACP reductase FabG, with the protein MSQLDGKIALVTGASRGIGKAIATQLAQQGATVIGTATSENGAQTISDYLSEFGGKGFALNVTNKESVDATLKAINEAFGSIDILVNNAGITRDNLLMRMKDDEWQDIIDTNLTSIFTMSKAVLRGMMKKRCGRIVNIGSVVGSAGNAGQANYAAAKAGVIGFSKSMAREVASRGITINVVAPGFIDTDMTKALTDDQKEAIFKDIPANRLGAPDEIAATVAFLVSDGAAYITGETIHVNGGMYMG; encoded by the coding sequence ATGAGTCAATTAGACGGTAAAATTGCGCTTGTTACCGGCGCAAGCCGAGGTATAGGCAAAGCGATTGCCACGCAGCTTGCCCAGCAAGGTGCTACGGTTATTGGAACTGCAACCAGTGAAAACGGTGCACAAACAATCAGCGACTATCTTTCTGAGTTTGGCGGCAAAGGCTTTGCGCTAAATGTCACCAACAAAGAAAGCGTTGATGCAACATTAAAAGCAATTAACGAAGCGTTTGGTAGCATCGATATTTTGGTCAATAATGCAGGTATCACCCGTGATAATCTGCTAATGCGCATGAAAGATGACGAGTGGCAAGATATTATTGACACTAACTTAACCTCTATTTTTACAATGTCAAAAGCGGTACTTCGCGGTATGATGAAGAAGCGCTGTGGTCGCATTGTAAATATCGGTTCAGTGGTGGGCAGTGCGGGGAACGCTGGTCAGGCAAACTATGCCGCGGCCAAAGCAGGGGTTATTGGTTTCTCCAAATCGATGGCTCGTGAAGTAGCTTCTCGTGGAATTACCATCAACGTTGTGGCGCCTGGTTTTATCGATACCGATATGACAAAAGCGCTGACCGATGACCAAAAAGAAGCCATTTTCAAAGATATTCCGGCGAACCGCTTAGGTGCGCCTGATGAAATTGCAGCCACTGTTGCCTTTTTAGTGAGCGATGGTGCAGCCTATATTACAGGCGAAACCATCCATGTAAATGGTGGTATGTATATGGGGTAA
- the fabD gene encoding ACP S-malonyltransferase: protein MTKTACVFPGQGSQSVGMLKELAETSPIIEATFKEASDALGYDLWDLVQNDADGKLNETHITQPALLAASVAIWRVIREQGIDVDYLAGHSLGEYSALVCGGAMDFADAIKLVEARGKYMQEAVPAGAGAMYAIIGLDDAAIADICQQTAIATGDVVAPVNFNSPGQVVIAGEKNAAEQAANACKEAGAKRALPLAVSVPSHCELMRPAADKLEDALSSLNVNEPAINIVNNVDVTIETQGDAIKNALVRQLYCPVQWTRTVEYLAAAGVERVIEVGPGKVLTGLNKRIDKSLTSLAVNTPDGVEALKL, encoded by the coding sequence ATGACAAAGACAGCCTGTGTATTTCCAGGACAAGGTTCGCAAAGCGTAGGTATGCTTAAGGAGCTCGCCGAGACCTCTCCTATTATCGAAGCGACGTTTAAAGAAGCGTCTGACGCACTTGGGTATGATCTGTGGGATTTAGTGCAAAACGATGCAGACGGTAAACTCAATGAAACGCATATCACGCAGCCAGCGTTACTTGCCGCGAGTGTTGCAATATGGCGTGTTATACGCGAGCAGGGTATAGACGTAGATTACTTAGCGGGTCACAGCCTTGGTGAGTATTCAGCGCTAGTGTGCGGCGGCGCCATGGATTTTGCTGATGCTATAAAGCTTGTAGAAGCCCGCGGTAAATATATGCAAGAAGCTGTACCGGCCGGTGCGGGTGCCATGTACGCCATTATCGGATTAGATGATGCTGCCATTGCTGATATTTGCCAGCAAACCGCCATTGCTACAGGTGATGTGGTTGCGCCAGTTAACTTTAACTCTCCGGGCCAAGTAGTTATTGCTGGCGAAAAGAACGCCGCCGAGCAGGCCGCGAATGCGTGTAAAGAGGCGGGTGCTAAGCGCGCACTTCCTCTTGCGGTAAGTGTGCCTTCACACTGTGAGCTAATGCGCCCAGCGGCAGACAAGTTAGAAGACGCGTTATCGTCATTGAACGTTAATGAGCCTGCAATCAATATTGTCAACAATGTAGATGTGACTATTGAAACTCAAGGCGATGCAATCAAAAACGCATTAGTGAGACAACTTTATTGCCCTGTTCAGTGGACTCGTACTGTTGAATATTTAGCGGCAGCGGGCGTTGAGCGCGTTATTGAAGTAGGTCCTGGTAAAGTACTTACCGGATTGAACAAACGTATCGATAAGAGCCTCACGTCTCTAGCAGTTAATACACCTGACGGTGTTGAAGCATTAAAACTATAA
- a CDS encoding beta-ketoacyl-ACP synthase III produces the protein MSKYSRFIGTGSYYPSDVRTNADLEQMVDTSDEWITDRTGIKERRIIGADETAATMGAEASKKAIEMAGIDPKSIDMIVCATTSGRYALPSTACEIQRILDLDGIPAFDVAAACAGYCYALSVADQYIKSGMAKRILVIGTDCLSRLIDPEDRTMVILFGDAAGATIIEASDEPGILSTHIHAAGSYGDLLYVGNPTRGDEQSVHENWGVMRGNEVFKVAVTKLSEVVEQTLAANGMQKSDLDWLVPHQANFRIIKATAKKLNMSLDQVVLTLEQYGNTSAATVPTALDTAIRDGRIQRGQHLLLEAFGGGFAWASALVRY, from the coding sequence TTGAGCAAATATTCACGCTTTATAGGAACAGGTAGCTATTATCCCAGCGACGTGCGTACAAACGCAGATTTAGAGCAAATGGTGGACACCAGTGACGAATGGATCACTGACCGTACCGGGATAAAAGAGCGACGTATTATTGGAGCAGATGAAACCGCTGCTACCATGGGGGCAGAAGCCAGTAAAAAAGCCATCGAAATGGCGGGCATCGACCCAAAATCTATTGACATGATTGTGTGCGCTACCACAAGTGGTCGCTATGCGCTTCCAAGCACAGCATGTGAAATTCAGCGCATCCTTGATTTAGACGGCATCCCTGCATTTGATGTAGCAGCTGCGTGTGCAGGTTATTGCTACGCGTTGAGTGTTGCTGACCAATACATTAAATCAGGAATGGCTAAACGCATTCTTGTAATCGGAACCGACTGCTTAAGCCGTCTAATAGACCCAGAAGACAGAACTATGGTAATTCTGTTTGGTGACGCAGCAGGCGCGACCATTATAGAAGCCAGTGATGAGCCAGGCATCTTGTCTACACATATTCATGCCGCCGGTTCATATGGAGACCTATTGTACGTGGGCAATCCAACACGAGGTGATGAACAATCCGTTCATGAGAACTGGGGTGTGATGCGCGGCAATGAAGTTTTTAAAGTTGCGGTAACAAAGCTTTCAGAAGTGGTTGAACAAACCCTTGCCGCTAATGGTATGCAAAAATCAGATCTTGACTGGTTAGTACCTCACCAAGCAAACTTTAGAATTATTAAAGCAACAGCTAAAAAGCTGAATATGTCTCTTGATCAAGTAGTGCTTACGTTAGAGCAGTATGGTAATACCTCTGCTGCTACCGTACCTACAGCACTTGATACAGCTATCAGAGACGGCCGCATTCAACGCGGACAGCATTTATTACTAGAAGCATTCGGAGGCGGATTTGCTTGGGCATCAGCGCTTGTTCGCTATTAG
- the plsX gene encoding phosphate acyltransferase PlsX: protein MGGDHGPPVILSAAVKAIQLHPDVHFTLCGDEEIINSSLQSLTDAERNRVTIKHCSQVVEMGEAPTSALRYKKDSSMRRVIELVENGEADACVSAGNTGALLTLSFYLLKTLSGIDRPALINMMPTTGNHNVFLLDLGANVNCTPEILFQYGVMGSVLAQEVAGIASPRVALLNVGEEDIKGNAQVKSADQLFKDAPGINYIGYVEGDDIFTDHADVVVTDGFTGNVALKSSEGLAKLVINEVKRQSQKNFYTRLLAKIAFPLLKSIYNSVNPDQYNGASLIGLRGIVIKSHGNAQKDAFYYAIVQAMKEAKMHLPEKIKTKIETVLLEQL, encoded by the coding sequence ATGGGGGGCGATCATGGTCCCCCTGTTATCCTTTCTGCGGCCGTAAAGGCTATCCAACTCCATCCCGATGTGCATTTCACATTGTGCGGTGACGAAGAAATTATCAATTCTAGCCTACAGTCGCTTACCGATGCTGAACGCAACCGCGTTACGATAAAGCATTGCTCGCAAGTGGTTGAAATGGGCGAAGCACCTACATCAGCATTACGTTACAAGAAAGATTCTTCTATGCGTCGTGTTATCGAACTTGTCGAAAACGGCGAAGCTGATGCGTGCGTAAGCGCAGGTAATACTGGTGCATTACTCACCTTGTCCTTCTACCTACTCAAAACCTTATCAGGCATTGATAGGCCCGCGCTTATTAACATGATGCCCACAACAGGGAACCATAACGTTTTTCTTCTAGATTTAGGCGCTAACGTAAACTGTACGCCTGAAATACTTTTCCAATATGGTGTGATGGGTTCAGTGCTTGCCCAAGAGGTGGCCGGCATAGCATCGCCACGGGTTGCCCTATTGAACGTAGGTGAAGAAGACATAAAAGGTAACGCGCAGGTAAAATCTGCCGACCAGCTTTTTAAAGATGCACCAGGTATTAATTACATTGGTTATGTAGAAGGCGACGACATTTTCACCGATCATGCTGATGTAGTGGTTACAGACGGCTTTACCGGAAATGTAGCACTTAAATCGAGCGAAGGACTGGCTAAGCTGGTAATAAATGAAGTAAAACGCCAGTCACAGAAGAACTTTTATACCCGTTTATTGGCAAAAATTGCCTTCCCATTACTGAAATCTATCTATAACAGCGTGAACCCCGACCAGTATAACGGTGCGAGTCTGATAGGATTGCGCGGCATTGTTATCAAGAGTCACGGAAATGCACAAAAAGACGCCTTTTATTACGCCATCGTGCAAGCAATGAAAGAAGCAAAAATGCATTTACCTGAAAAGATAAAGACTAAGATAGAAACGGTATTGTTGGAGCAGCTTTGA
- the rpmF gene encoding 50S ribosomal protein L32, whose amino-acid sequence MAVQQNRKTRSKRGMRRSHDALTGATLSVDSTSGETHRRHHVTADGYYKGKKVIGA is encoded by the coding sequence ATGGCAGTACAACAAAATCGTAAAACGCGTTCTAAGCGCGGTATGCGTCGCTCACACGATGCATTGACAGGCGCGACTTTGTCTGTCGATTCAACGTCAGGCGAAACTCACCGTCGTCACCACGTGACTGCTGACGGTTATTATAAAGGCAAGAAAGTAATCGGCGCGTAA
- the yceD gene encoding 23S rRNA accumulation protein YceD: MQKVKLPHSVEPTKSAMKRSDYRGVIASKDMERLSEAVVRCSDYVDAEVQFEKDAQGLTVFHGHLATQVTLICQRCNGELDYPVEAEFCFTPVQGEEQESDDIIPEAYEPVEVNDHGEVNLLRIFEDELLLSLPIVPLHAESECTVKQDDMSFGKIEPEQERQNPFAVLKELKRDQE, translated from the coding sequence ATGCAGAAAGTGAAACTCCCTCATTCGGTTGAACCGACTAAAAGTGCCATGAAACGTTCCGATTATCGGGGCGTGATTGCGTCTAAAGATATGGAACGATTGAGTGAAGCAGTTGTCCGATGCAGTGACTATGTGGACGCAGAAGTACAGTTCGAAAAAGACGCGCAGGGTCTTACTGTCTTTCACGGTCATTTAGCCACGCAGGTAACACTTATCTGTCAAAGGTGTAATGGTGAACTCGATTATCCCGTGGAAGCGGAATTCTGTTTTACTCCAGTGCAGGGAGAAGAACAAGAAAGCGACGACATCATTCCCGAGGCTTACGAACCGGTAGAGGTCAACGACCACGGAGAAGTTAATCTGCTTCGAATTTTTGAAGACGAGCTACTGTTATCTTTGCCAATTGTACCCCTTCATGCAGAGTCGGAGTGTACGGTGAAGCAAGACGATATGTCGTTTGGAAAGATTGAACCGGAACAAGAGCGACAAAACCCTTTCGCGGTTTTGAAAGAACTTAAGCGAGACCAGGAGTAA
- a CDS encoding Maf family protein, with amino-acid sequence MASLILASSSQYRKMLLANIGIYVDTHTPDIDETPFANESPTALSFRLAQQKAHKVAADIGRLDNVESDTIIIGSDQVALVQTDTGPQLLGKPGTSKNAVNQLMACQGKQVSFYTALSLYQPSTNKTITQVDETRVLFRHNSEAVIRAYVEKEQPLDCAGSFKSEGLGVLLFDKIESRDPNSLIGLPIMLLNELLDAHFNINLLAMATQ; translated from the coding sequence GTGGCCTCTCTTATCCTCGCTTCGTCATCGCAATACCGCAAAATGCTGCTTGCCAACATTGGTATTTATGTAGACACCCACACACCTGATATAGACGAAACTCCCTTCGCTAATGAGAGTCCTACTGCGTTAAGCTTTCGTCTTGCGCAGCAGAAAGCGCATAAAGTAGCCGCAGATATAGGTAGACTAGATAATGTAGAAAGCGACACCATTATTATTGGTAGCGACCAAGTGGCTTTGGTACAAACCGACACAGGGCCTCAGTTACTCGGCAAACCAGGGACATCTAAAAATGCAGTTAATCAACTTATGGCGTGCCAAGGTAAGCAAGTGTCATTTTATACTGCACTTAGTCTTTATCAGCCTAGTACCAATAAGACAATAACGCAGGTAGATGAAACCCGAGTTCTCTTTCGTCATAACAGCGAAGCTGTCATTCGCGCCTATGTAGAAAAAGAGCAGCCGCTAGATTGCGCCGGTAGTTTTAAAAGCGAAGGATTAGGTGTATTACTGTTTGATAAAATAGAAAGCCGAGACCCGAATAGCTTAATCGGCCTTCCTATTATGCTATTAAACGAGCTATTGGACGCGCACTTCAATATCAATTTATTAGCTATGGCAACTCAGTAG
- a CDS encoding HAD family hydrolase, whose protein sequence is MYSKNQAVAAQSIDSLNENNPKYKLVIFDWDGTLMDSAAKIVSCMQLAAEQCGMPIPTYDEVGHIIGISLRPAIKQLFKIEDDELAERLVAAYKEAFVTRDTTPCPLFNDVEQLLGNLKEAGCTLAVATGKARRGLDRAWAQTGTGLFFSASRTADDAESKPSPDMLLQLLDELGFEVEDAVMIGDTTYDMQMAKTIGMDRIGVSYGVHAQVYLEALSPVALVHSIKELEAALF, encoded by the coding sequence ATGTATTCAAAGAATCAGGCTGTGGCAGCACAGTCTATTGACTCGTTAAACGAAAATAACCCCAAATATAAATTAGTCATCTTTGATTGGGATGGCACCTTAATGGACTCGGCGGCGAAAATCGTCAGCTGCATGCAGCTAGCAGCAGAGCAGTGTGGTATGCCAATTCCTACCTATGATGAGGTAGGGCATATTATCGGCATAAGTTTAAGGCCGGCCATAAAGCAGCTTTTTAAAATTGAAGATGATGAATTAGCTGAGCGTTTAGTTGCAGCTTATAAAGAAGCGTTTGTTACCCGTGATACTACACCGTGCCCACTGTTTAATGACGTTGAGCAGCTTCTCGGTAATTTAAAAGAAGCGGGGTGCACGTTAGCCGTTGCTACGGGGAAAGCGCGCCGTGGCCTTGATAGAGCATGGGCACAAACAGGAACCGGTCTTTTTTTCAGTGCGTCGCGCACAGCTGACGACGCAGAATCAAAACCCTCGCCAGATATGTTGTTGCAGCTTCTTGATGAGCTTGGGTTTGAAGTAGAAGATGCTGTGATGATAGGTGATACAACCTATGACATGCAGATGGCCAAAACCATTGGAATGGACAGAATAGGGGTGTCATACGGCGTACATGCGCAGGTATATTTAGAAGCACTGTCACCAGTGGCGCTTGTTCATTCCATTAAGGAGCTAGAAGCAGCGCTATTTTAA
- the rluC gene encoding 23S rRNA pseudouridine(955/2504/2580) synthase RluC — protein sequence MKEEAPKKVRFVTVEADLAGQRIDNFLRTQLKGVPKSMIYRILRKGEVRVNKGRVKPEYKLQADDLVRIPPVRVSEGAPAPSPKLDKIAALESHILFEDDRILVINKPSGMAVHGGSGLSFGLIEGLRALRPEAKFMELVHRLDRDTSGCILIAKKRSALRHMHEQLRTGKMDKRYNALVAGEWPKTRFKVKAPLRKNVLQSGERMVSVSDDGKPSETRYRILEEYAGATLVEASPITGRTHQIRVHCLHAGHPIACDSKYGDANFDASMRQRGLNRLFLHARSISLVHPATEERVTFTAPLDNTLSNTLKAL from the coding sequence ATGAAAGAAGAAGCTCCCAAAAAAGTACGTTTTGTAACGGTTGAAGCCGACTTGGCTGGTCAACGTATCGATAACTTTTTGCGTACGCAGTTAAAAGGCGTGCCTAAAAGTATGATCTATCGCATTTTACGCAAAGGTGAAGTGCGAGTGAACAAAGGTCGTGTAAAGCCTGAATACAAGCTACAAGCCGACGATTTAGTCAGAATTCCACCTGTTCGTGTGTCGGAAGGCGCACCTGCGCCTTCGCCTAAACTAGATAAAATTGCAGCGCTTGAGTCTCATATTCTTTTTGAAGACGACCGAATACTTGTTATAAACAAGCCGTCTGGAATGGCGGTGCACGGCGGCAGTGGTTTAAGCTTTGGTTTAATTGAGGGCTTAAGAGCCTTGCGCCCCGAAGCTAAGTTTATGGAATTGGTACATAGACTTGACCGCGATACCTCTGGCTGTATTTTAATTGCTAAGAAGCGTTCTGCCCTTCGTCATATGCACGAGCAACTTCGCACGGGCAAAATGGACAAGCGCTATAATGCACTGGTTGCAGGTGAATGGCCTAAAACTCGATTTAAAGTTAAGGCGCCGCTTCGCAAGAACGTACTTCAATCGGGCGAGCGCATGGTAAGTGTAAGTGACGATGGTAAACCGTCTGAAACGCGCTACCGCATATTAGAAGAATACGCAGGGGCTACCTTAGTTGAGGCGTCGCCGATTACGGGTAGAACGCACCAAATTCGCGTTCATTGCCTACACGCAGGTCATCCTATTGCTTGCGACTCAAAATATGGAGATGCGAATTTCGATGCGTCAATGCGCCAAAGAGGGCTAAACAGACTGTTCCTTCACGCTCGCAGTATTTCGCTGGTACATCCAGCAACTGAAGAGCGGGTTACGTTCACGGCACCACTAGACAACACACTCTCAAATACACTCAAAGCGCTGTAA